From Nicotiana tabacum cultivar K326 chromosome 22, ASM71507v2, whole genome shotgun sequence, one genomic window encodes:
- the LOC142175767 gene encoding uncharacterized protein LOC142175767, whose amino-acid sequence MEEAHSGSCGAHQSGPKLYFRIKRMGYYWPTMVKDYLEHAKRCQKKVVAKNKKDWHEKIGEALWANRTTFKTATQATPYSLVYGIEAVLPLEQQIPSLRIAIQEGLTSKENTQLRLADLEALDEKRLEAQQKLECYQARLARAFNKKVQPRSFQVGDLVLAVRRPIILNKRIGDKFTSKWDGPYVMKETYSSGAYKIVDKDGLRVGPINGKHLKQYFP is encoded by the exons ATGGAGGAAGCACATTCTGGCTCATGTGGAGCACATCAATCTGGTCCTAAACTCTATTTTCGCATCAAGAGGATGGGCTACTACTGGCCGACAATGGTGAAGGATTACTTGGAACATGCCAAAAGATGTCAA AAGAAAGTTGTtgcaaagaacaagaaagactgGCATGAGAAAATTGGTGAAGCTTTGTGGGCAAACCGGACAACCTTCAAAACTGCTACACAAGCAACTCCTTACTCTTTGGTGTATGGCATAGAAGCAGTCCTTCCGTTGGAGCAACAAATTCCATCATTGCGGATCGCAATCCAAGAAGGACTCACGTCCAAAGAGAATACTCAACTTCGCCTAGCAGATTTAGAGGCAttggatgagaaaagattggaagCGCAACAAAAATTAGAGTGCTATCAAGCTCGACTagctagagccttcaacaagaaagTGCAGCCACGATCATTCCAAGTGGGAGATTTAGTTCTAGCTGTTCGACGACCCATAATCCTCAACAAACGCATAGGCGACAAGTTTAcctcaaaatgggatgggccatatgttaTGAAGGAAACCTATTCAAGTGGCGCATACAAAATTGTTGATAAGGATGGTCTTAGAGTTGGTCCGATCAACGGAAAACATCTGAAGCAATACTTCCCATGA